The stretch of DNA TTCTGGCCTCGCTTGCCAGCGCCAGCGGTGCCGGCAAGAACGAGTTTGTGATTGCGATGGTGCTGCTCTTCACGTCCTGGGCTTATGGGGCCCGCGTGCTACGCTCGCAGACGCTCTCGCTGAAAGAGCGCGAGTTTGTGACGGCGGCCCGTTCGATGGGTGAGGTGACCTGGCGCATGATCTTCCTGGAGATTCTCCCCAATGAGATTGCGCTGGTCGCTTCAACGTACGTCGGCACCTTCGTCTACGCTCTCGGCGCGGAGGTGGCTCTGGAGTTCCTCGGCCTGGGCGATGTCTCACGCGCGAGCTGGGGGTCGATCCTCTTCTGGGCTCAGTTGAATGGCGCCTTGATTACGGGCCAGTGGTGGTTGTTTGTGCCCGCCGGCGTCTGTGTGGCCCTGGTCTGTGGAGCGCTCACTCTGGTCAACTTCGGCATCGATGAGCTGGCCAATCCCAGCCTGCGTCAGGCTATACCGCGTAAGCTGCGCAAACTGCTTAAGGCCAGAGCTGTGCTTGCCTGATCCAGTACCTGGAGCTGTTCTATTCACTGTGACTTACCATCTTTTGCTCGTTTCTTCTGTGCACTGTCCTACAGGTATGCAGGGATGCACCTACTCATCCAGGGATGGAAGCATATAGATTCTGGTGGCAGGTAGGGCGAGAGGTAGTATGCTTGGCTACCTCCGGCTGCCGCCTCTATTAAGGAGGATCAATGAGCATTACTGGTCGTCCACAGGACCATCGTAGTTTCCCCGCCTCTCTGGCAGGGGACAGCGACCTGGCTGGCGGCTTCCCGCCCGGTTTTCTCTGGGGAGCCGCCACGTCGGCTTATCAGATCGAGGGCGCGGTGCGCGAGGATGGTCGCGCTCCTTCTATCTGGGATCGCTTTGTGACCCGCCCCGGGGCGATCTTGCAGGGCCAGACGGGCGAGGTGGCCGCCGACCACTATCACCGCATGGAGGAAGATGTGGCCCTCATGGCTCTCCTGAATCTGCGCGCTTACCGCTTTTCGATCTCCTGGCCGCGGGTCCTGCCCCAGGGAACCGGCCCTGTGAACGAGCGGGGCCTTGCTTTCTACGAGCGTCTGGTGGATACCTTGCTCTCTCGAGGTATCGAGCCGCTGGTTACGCTCTATCATTGGGATTTGCCCGCCGCTCTTGAGGACCGCGGCGGTTGGCTTGTTCGCGATACCGCTCAGGCTTTCGCCGATTACGCTGGGGTGGTAGCTCGCCGCCTGGGCGATCGCGTTCGCTGGTGGATCACGCACAATGAGCCGTGGTGCAGCTCCTATTTAGGCTACGCTCTGGGTATCCATGCCCCCGGCATGCATGATAAGCAGCTCGCTATTCATGCCGGCCATCATATTCTGCTCTCTCATGGCCTGGCGACGCAGTGCCTGCGCTCACTGCTTCCGCGCGAGGCTCAGGTCGGAATCGCTCTCGATTTCTACCCGGTCTATGCAGCCGATGAGCGGCCTGAGACGCTGGCTGCCGTGCAGGAGGCGGATGCCTTCCGCAATCGCTGGTTCCTCGATCCTCTCTTCCGGGCCGAGTATCCTGAGGCTCTCTTCCGTGCACTGGACGTGACGCCGCCCGCACTTCAGGCCAACGATCTGGCGGTAATCGCTACCCCGCTGGATTTCCTGGGGGTCAATTACTACAGCCGTATGCTGGTGCGCGGAGCTTCGCCCGAGCCTGCAACCGCTACGGCGGGGCAACCTGGCTATGAGGTGATCGAGCGCATTCCCGAGGCGTCATATACCGATATGGGCTGGGAGATCTTTCCGGAAGGGCTGGAAGCGATTCTGACACGCCTCCACCGCGAGTATGCCCCCAAGGCCCTGGTGGTGACGGAAAATGGGGCGGCTTTCGAGGATCACTGGCACGGCGGGGCAAGTGTGCATGATTGGCAGCGCCTCCATTATCTTCAGTTGCATATCGAGGCGCTGAGTCGCGTGCTCTCTCAGCAGGTGCCTCTCAAGGGCTATATGGTCTGGTCTTTGTTAGATAACTTCGAGTGGGCCTTTGGTTATAGCAAGCGCTTCGGCCTGGTCTATGTCGACTATTCTACTCAGCGCCGCATTATTAAGGATAGCGGTCGCTGGTACGCCTCGTTCATTGCTGCACAGCGCCGCTAGCGCCTCGTCTGCGCCGGCCCCGGCCCGGCGCGAGACCAGGCGAGCCCCTCACCGCTGAGCATGGGCAGCCCAACGCTGCCTGCCCGCTGCCTACTCGCCAGACCCTGCCGATTTGATCAAGAGGCGGCCCGGCGTTGATTGAGCAGTCCTCTGGTTCAGGCCAGGATGAATGGCTGCGCTGGCGCCTTTCGCCTTCCCCTCACCTGCCTTGAGAGGCCAGGCTTCTGCCTTCTCTCTCGCTCCGGTCCGTCTGCCCTCTCCTCTGCCCTCATTGCTGCCCGCCTGAAGGTTGCCTTCTGAGGCGAAATAGATTATCCTTTCAAGCGGGCAGCTTTCCTGTCACAGGAGGCTGTCCCAGTGCTGGCGGTGGCGGTCATGATGCTTTTTGATTTTGCGGTGGTGAGCATCTGGAGCCAGGCCCCAGGCATGACGGGGGCGACGCTCTTCGGCTATCTAGGCACGATCGGGGTCTTTCTGGTCCTGGTGGCCTATGGGCTGACGAACGTTGGGGCCATCTGGTTCTTCTCTCCGCGCTGGCGCTTGTGGAGCTGGCAGTGGGTGATCCTGCTGCCGGCCATCGTCTTCTTAGGCTACACGCTCTACAGCAATATTTACCCGGTCCCGGCTCCGCCGTACAATGTCTTTCCGTACGTGGCGCTGGCCTGGCTCCTGCTCGGACTGCTCTGCATCGTCGCCTGAGCTGGCCTGGCCCAGCGCATCGGCTTGCATCTGGAGGAGAGCGAGGGCCTGCGCCTCGAGACGGCTGCAGAGGAGTCCGCGCTCAGGCTGCCCAAGTAGGGAAGCAGGAAGCAGCACGGCGCCAGTTCGACTGCTGCCAGGCCAGCTCAGGCGCCTCTTGCAGAGTATGGTTCCGCTTCAGGGGAGACCTGGCAGAAGCGAACCGAATTGAATGAAATTGAATGCACGACTACAGCCAAAGAAAGGAGCTTGCTACCGGCCATGACGACAGACATTCCAAAGGCAGGGCGCTCGATCCATATTCGGCGCGATCAGTGGCATCTGGCCTGGGATCACAGCATCCCGCCTATTGCTCGCATCAGCTCGGGCGAGGTGGTGGAATTCGATATGCTGGAAGCTTCTTGCGGCCAGATCCAGGCCAATAGCACGGTTGAGGCTATTGGCTCGCTCGACTTCTCGCGTGTGGATCAGGTGCACGGCCCGATCTATGTGGAAGGGGCTGAGCCGGGGGACACGCTGGAGGTGGAGTTTCTGGATTTGCAGCCAGCCGAGTGGGGCTGGACGGGGGTGATTCCTGGCTTCGGCCTGCTGGCTGACGAGTTTCCCGAGCCAGCCCTTAAGATCTGGCATTTGGAGGGCGGCGCCGATGGCTGGGCTGAGTTCGCGCCCGGTATTCGCATCCCTCTGGCTCCCTTCTGTGGCGAGATCGGTCTGGCGCCGGGCCAGCCGGGGGCGCTGCCGACGATTCCCCCCTATCGCCACGGCGGCAATATGGATACGCGCCATCTGACGAAGGGAACGCGCCTCTACTTGCCGGTGGAGGTGCCTGGAGCGCTCTTCTCGATGGGCGATGGCCACGCCGCTCAAGGCGATGGCGAGGTCTGCGGGACGGCGATCGAGACGCCGATGCACGCGGTGGTGCGCCTGACGGTGCATAAGGATCGCCCGGTGCCGGAGCCGCAGTATTTGACGGGCGGCCCCCTGATCCAGCGCACTAATACGGCCCCGTATTATGTGACCGATGGGATCGGCCCCGATCTGATGGAGGCCACGCGCAATGCGATCCGCCACATGATCGATCACTTGCAGCGCACCTATGGTCTGTCGCGCAGCGATGCGTACATGCTCTGTAGCGTGGCGGTGGATCTGAAGATCTGCGAGGTGGTGGATGCGCCTCACTGGGTGGTCGGGGCATTCTTGCCAACGAGCATTTTTACGAAGTGAGGCCACGTCTCTGCGCTAAGCCATCAGCCCGCACATAGCCAGGATCGAGGCCAGACCTGGGCCAGAGCTGCTGCCGGCCCTCCCTTTCTCTGATAAAGAAAGGGAGGGCCGGTTTCTGTAAGCTCATCTGGCAGGCCATTCGTCAGCCGGGCTTTGCCTGGAGCGATGAGCTAGTGACGCCGCCAGTTGGTGACGGTAACAGAGGCCGTGATGGCCAGAGCCTGCGGCAGACTGGCCGCCGCGGAGGGCGCTGCGGTCACTGTGGGGCTGGCCTTGGCACCAGCGCCCGGCGTGGCTTTAGGGGTCGCTTTGGTGGCCGGCTGCGGCCCCTTCAGCGTGATCACCTGATCCTTATGGATATCGCTGTGATAGTGGAAGGTGCTGACGCCCTTCAGATGCAAGGCTGTGGCATCGATCGTAATGTCGACGGTCGGCACCATGCCACCCTGCTTCCCAACCAGGACACTGTAGATGCTGGCCGGATTTTTCGGGTTGATGTGGGCATGCGGCACGTACCACGAGAGGCGAATGTAGGAGATGCAGTTTTTCGGGGTGACCGTCAGTCCTCCCCACATGGATCGCCCGGGCAGGTCGCTCTGCAGGGCCGTCGGCGGTCCCACGCTGTCAACAGGAGGATTCTGGTAACGCGGCCCCAGGGCGTAGTTGCCGCTCGGACAATAGCGCGAGCCGTCGGGTGGAATGTAGTTGTAGCTGTCGCATTTGCTGCCTGTGGCTGGCGGCTTTGAGGAGGTGGAAGTGGTGCCAGTGGTAGGTTTAGAAACGCCAGTGCTGGAGCTGCAGACAGGCTGACCAGAGTCGAAGCCGCCTCCGTCGATAAGCTGGGCACCCGGCGGGGCATAGACGCGGATGTAGTCGGTATAGGCGTCGAAGCCGTAGACAGGGCCACGCTGATCGTACTCCAGGATGATGGTCAGGTTGTGCGTGGCACCTCCCTGAGCATCGAGCACAATGTTGTCCTGGAAAGTACTGTGGACATATTGGCTGGCTTTGTTGACACTGATGTTGGCCTGAACTACATGGAACCCGTCGACGCTCTTGAAGCTGTTGATCCCACCAGAGTAGCCCTGCTGAACCAGCCAGGCTTCAACGGCGGGGTTGGTAAAGTACAGCTCCAGGTCACGCGCCTGGATATCCTTGACCGCCCCCTTGACGATGTCAAGCAGCTTGCTGACCGGTAGATGGCGCACCTTGTCTAGCAGGAGCTTGGCGACCAGCGAGGTGAAGGCTTTGCGGGCGTCGTGCAAGCCCTGGCCGGTGACCTGCTCTTGACGGGCGATGCCGGCAGGGTCCTGCTGATAGTAGTGCAGGCGGTCGGCCAGGTTTTGCGAGGTAATGGTCTCGCCGTAGTCCTTGACGACGATCGGCCCGGTGACATCAAGAATGTGGGCGATGAAGGCGGGGGTGAAGGCAATGTCGCCGTCGACAGGACCACCTCCTTCATCCTGGAAGACCTGGATGTTGATGCGCGCTGTGGTGGGATAGTCGCCGGAGACATTGGAGTCGCGCAGGCCGAAGTTGCCCATGTGCATCCAGCTATAGCCCGCAGGAGCCTGTCTTCCCATCTGGAAGCCATTGCCGGCATAGTCCAGTTTGGCAACGTCGCGTAGGGCCAGGGCCCCAACAACGCCGTTCTGCACATCTACGACGCCGTACTGACCGGTAAAGCCGCCTCCAGGGCGCAGCTCGGCGTTGTCCATCGTCTGGAGCAAGTAGCGGCGATGGCCGTCGACCCCCAGGAGCCATGAGGCCAGGGGAATAAGCTGCTGCACCTGGTTGATCTGTCTCTGGGCCTCGGGAAGCAGTTTGACAATGCTGGCAATCTGCTCGCGCTGGTGGGCGTTGAGCATGGGAAGCTGCTTGAGATCAACAGAGTGCATTTGCTCCTCAATGTCGTCGATATAGTAGAGCGCATGCACTAGCGACCCCTGGACGGTGGCAACGTCCTGGGCGGTGAGCAGAGGTTTGGCCTTGCTGCTGGTGGTGAGCGGCGAGCCGTGGATGATGCTGGCGGCGAGCAGTCCAACGCCGCTCATCTCGTCTCCCATGCGCGAGACATCAAGGGCAACCTGCACGAGGTGCCGCGCCATGTCCAGGCTGGAAGCGTACTCGGGGGCAAAGCGCTGAATCGCTTCACGAACATCGTCACGCTCGACAAGCTGCTGGAGCTGAAGAAAATCACTGCCCGCCTGGCGAAATTCTTGTCGGGCACGCTCAAGCTTGTCGGCCTCTAAGGCCGCCAGCGGATTGCTTTTGTCTAGCGTGAGGAGGTCCTTGACATTCATGAGATGCTTGACGCCATCCTCAGCCAGGCCCTTGACGTTGCTGTAAGCGCTGTAAGCGGCCAAAGCCGCGCCAACTGGAGGGAGCAGACCAATGATGAGAGCCCCCAGAATGGCCAGGGTGACATAGGTCCGTAAACGATGACGCTTGCTCCGCACCTGGCTGCGCTCCCGGCGACGCCCGCGAATGCGACGCAGCTGCTGAGTGAGATGGCGGTCCAACTCCCCAGACCGCAGCCGTCTCTTCGCCTGGGCCGGGCCCGTGGCCAGCGGTAGAACCGTGGTCGGAAGAGTGGCCAGATCGACCAGCTCGCGCTCACGGCCCGGGAGGAGGGCAATTTCCGCTTCTTCATGCAGCGGAGCTGGCAGCATACGCTCATCGAGAAGTGTAGTGGGTAGCTCTTCGCTCTCTGGGGAGAGTTTTTCTTCGCTGACTCCTCTTTCGGCTCCCGGCTGCCGAGCTTGCTCCTCCTCTGATGCCGCTTTTTGAGCCGCCTCTGTGACCAGACTCTCCGTCGGTACTTCGGCCAGGCTCCGCTCTCTGGCACCGCTCTGGGGTGAGGCTGGCTCTTCTTCAGATGGTGCTCCTTCCTCAACCTGGTCGCTTTCTAGAGGCACAGTCGCGCTCTCTTCTTCTTCTGGACCTGCCAGGGGAATGGTTGGGCTTTCTTCTTCCTCTCCCTGTTCCTGCCTTTCTGCTCCGCTCTCTTGAGTACCCGCTGGCTCTTCTTCTTCTTCCCTTTCTGAGGTAGCTTGCTCGCCATCGGTTCGCTCAGCAGCGTGAGGATAGTCGTCGCTCTCCGTAGAGGCCGATGGCTCCTCCTCCCGCAAAGAGGGGAGATGCTGCTGGTGGCCGTTGTGTTCGTGAGCATGTGGTTTGTCTTTGTCAGAGGCCGCTACCTCAAGAGGGCCAGGCGGCTGACGAGAGAGTGCTCCCCGAACGGCTGCTAATCTGACTGTCGGCTCTTCGTCTTCCGCCAGCTCGCCCACGCCCGTTGCCCCCCCCTCAGCCGCCTTCTCTTGCACTCGACCCGTGCCGTTGGTGTGCTCTTCCTCGCCACGTCGCTCTTCCGATGTCGCTTCTTGGCCGCTACGCTCCGGCCCCGGCATGGTTGTCAGGGGAAGCTCCACGCTCTCTTCAACTATACTGCCAGGGACAAGCGCGCGGAAGCCCCAGAGACGCCCGTCAGGGTGACGCTTGAGACACTTTTCAAGTAGCCGCTCTAAGGTTTGCCAGGAGAGACGATAGTGCAGTGTGATCTCTTCAATAGATTTATCAGTAGTATAATAGTCGATGACGGCATTTCTGCGTTGCGCGTAACGTTGCTTTTCCCGCTCTCCAAGAGAGGAGAGATCGGCCTCGGCCCAGGTCATGAGATCGTTACGACGGGGCCGTGGTGGAGAAGATGCGGCGCGTACCCCAGGCAAGGTTTTACCTCCATACTTTGTAGATCCACTAGACCTTTGCAGGATCGACGACAGTCTTTATAAAGATCCGAGATAAGATGAGCCTCGAAGGCCGTCCTTTCCTTTGCTTTTGGAAAAGATCAGAGGAAAACACCTATGGTGCATGCTCACCAGAGGCGAGTTGCAGAAGTGATCTTTTGAACTCGCCAGCAACTTTTAGCAATTATGGACTCCTGCAGCAATCGGCAGTTCTCCCCCTCTACTATACAGGACGCTTGAACCCCCTCAGACGTTGCACGTGCCGCTTATTATATCGAACCTTGTACATATAACAAGGAAAAGATAGCATTTTTGGATAGGAAGCCAGCAGCGACAGAGCCGCCGGGCCTTCCCTTGTCTTGGACCCTGGGCGGCTCGCCTGTGTCACTGCTACAAGGGTGGATCACGTGCTGCGTCTTAGCTTGTTCTCTCCTGAGCGAGGCGTGTCTCCACAGAAGCCAGCTGCTCCTTGAGGCGGCGGTTCTCCTCGCGCAGGGTCTCCAGATCCTGGCGCAGCTGAGCGAGCTGCTCATCGGCCTGCCCTGGGCTGCGCAGCACATAGAGCGCCGCTCGCAGGCTGCGCAGGACCCGCGTCTCCAGCTCTCGCGCGGCGGCACGTTCCAGGGCTGGCACGGCGCGGCGTTCGCCGAAGAGCAGGAGGGCGAGCGCCGCCCCCTGGCGCACGGCCTCCCAGGGATCATGCTCGACCGCCTCGCAGAGTCGGGTTACTGCCTGCTGCCAGGCTGCCTCGCGATAGAGATGGCGCTCACGGGCCAGCACCAGCAGACCACGTGTCGCGGCCAGTCGCCATAGCGGTGGCTGGCGGCTGGCATCCAGATAATCTAAGAGCAGAGGGATGGCTCGCTCGTCTCCGCAGCAGGCCAGCCCTTTAAAGATACCTTCCTGCACATAGGCTTGCCACGACGGGCGCGTGCTGGCCTGCTGCAATACATCGAGGACCCCGGCGACGCGCGTTCTGCCGAGGGCTTCCGCCGCCGCTCGCTCAACAAAATAGCTGACGTCGCCTTCGCTGACCAGCGGTCGCAGGGCCTCCGCCGCTCGCTGGGCCAGCGCACGCTGCTGCGGCTCCTGATAGCGACCCAAGGCCCGGGCGACAGTAGCCCGCACACGCGACCACTGCCGCGCCTCTAGTTCGCGCAAGGCTCGCAGCAGCGCGTTCTGGGCCGCCTCTGTCCCTAACTCGCCCAGGGCCTGGGCGGCGGCGCAGCGCACGCCCCAGAAGGGATCAGAGAAAAGCGCCTCCTCCAGAGCACGGCGGCTTGCTTCATCTCCCTGCTTTGCCAGGGCCTCCGCTGCCTCGATGCGTCCCAACACATCGGGATCGTGGGCCAGTTGGTAGCGCAGCATGTGAGCTGGGCGCTCGAATTCAAGCGTTTTCAGCAGCCAGCCGTCGGGATCAAAGCGCACCATCACTGGCTCGCGTTCCAGTGGCACAAAGAAGGTCTGCGTGGTCTCACCGTTTTCACCAACGACCACCTGCAGCTTGACAGTTCGGATCTCGTCGCTGCCATCAGCCACGGCCACGCTGAAAGCCAGGTCAACCGGTGTCACAAAACAGGGGGTGAGGTCATCGATGGTCTGCGTCTGCTTGATCGTCACTTTGGCCAGATGACGCTCGCCATCCCAGGCATAGCTGACGGAGAAGGCGGGATAGCCAGCCTGGTAGAGCCATTGCTGGAAAAACTGCGCCAGGCTGCGCCCGGTGACTTCTTCGAGGGTGCGCTCCAGGTCGGCTGTGATGACCTCGCGCCCGCGGTGGCGCTCCACATAGGCATGCAGCCCGCGTCGGAAGGCCGCCTCGCCAAGCTGGTGACGGAGCATATGCAGCACCCAGGCCCCTTTGAAGTAGAGGTGATGGTCAAACAGCTCGAAGCCATCGCGGTAGTAGCCGCGATAGACAACGGGCCGTCGGTAGTGCTTGTCTTCCTCAAAATAGAGGTGGGCCGCTTCCCGCATCATCAGCTTGAACACATCGCTGCCACGATCATGTTCGACCCAGAGGTGTTCTAAGTAGGTGGCAAAGCCCTCGTTGAGCCAACCTTCGGACCAGTCGCGGCAGGTGAGCAGGTCGCCGAACCACTGGTGGGCCAGCTCATGAGCAACGGTGGTCACGGGGCCGTCTTCGCCGACATCCAGAGCCGCTTTCTGATCGAAGAGCAGCATGAAGCTATGGGTGGTGGCCGTCGTATGCTCCATTGCTCCCCGGTAGACCTCGATCACGCTCTGGGCATATTTGCGATAAGGGTAGGGATAGTTGAGGTAGCGACTGAAGAAGTCGAGCATGGCCGGCGTCTTGCCCATCAGTAGCCGCGCGTCTTCGCGACGGTCGGGCCGCACATAGTAGGTGACGGGCAGCTCGCCGTAGCGATCTTCGACGACGGCGAAATCGCCAACGACGAGCGAGATCAGATAAGCGGGATGGGGAACGTCATGGCGCCAGTGATGGGTTTTGCTGCCATCGCCATTATCTCGCACGCTGAGCAGCTCGCCATTGGAAAGGGTCACAAACTGGGCTGGCACGGTCACAATGATCTCGCTGGTGGCACGGTCGTTTGGCACCCAGTGACAGGGAAACCAGTGGCGATGATACCAGGTCTGACTGAAAGTCCAGGCCTGGACAGGCCGCGTTGGGTCGTCAGGTGTGGGCTTGTTGAAATTCAGACCGATGCGCGGCTGCGCCCAGTAGCGCACGCCAACGGTGAACGACTCGCCGTAGTGATACGCCCGGTCGAGGGTGACGCGGAGGTGCTCCGGCTCAATGCTGTAAGACAGCTCGGTACCATCGTCGAGCATGACACGCTCGATATGGAGATCAACGGCGTCGAAAGCGATGCTGCGCACTTCGTCATAGAGGGCGGTAAAAGAGGTCCAGGCAGTGCCGCTGACCGTCTCTCGCTCAAAGTCAAGGCCGATCTCTAGTTTGACATGAGTGATATCGGCGGGACGGTCGGGAGCATAGTGGACACGGTCGCCAGGTAGCTCGAAGCCTCGCGCCCGGGGAGGCGGCCCCGCCAGTGCCTGCTGAACACTGCACGTTGTCTCCAACACGCGCCACTCTTCACAGTCATCTGTTGCCAAAGCGGCGCTACAACACCTTCTCACAAAGAACCTCCTCCTCTTCGGTTTTTCTCCTCTCTCACTAGAGAATATCTTTTTTCCTGCTTATTCTTGGCCGAGATAGTACTATCCCGTGCCTGCTGGCCAGCGTCAGGGAAGCGACCTGAGTCGTGAAGCCAGGTACGGCAGAGGGAGAAAGGGAGGCCGGGACAACAACCATCCATCCAGCTGCTTCGTTGTAACCTGACAAACCAGCCGGTCGACTGGCGATGGGCGACGAGCGAGGAAGAGCGCTGGCACCCGCTGCTCTGGCTCTGGGCGAGGGCGAGCCAGAGCAGACCTCCCGCCAGAAGGACGTGGTGGGACGAATGGGCCGGTCTGACCTGCCCCTTTCTTTTCAACTGCTTCCCTGGGCACGGCGTAGATATCTGTGTTATTGTACCTGGAGAGAGGTTTTCACTGGTAGTATGCGTCACAAATCTACGAGGATCAACAGGCTGGCCCAGGTGGCGCGTTTCTTGCGCGTCGCCCGGCTGCTGTTGTGGACCATCTGGGTGATTTATCGCGAGCGCCGGCGAGTGGTTCGCGCCCATCAACGCGGTCACTACGAGGTTCAGCCCAACATCGAAGTCTTGATCAAAGTCTTGACGGCTTTCCGCGAGACGGCCATCAAGCTCGGCGTTCTGATGATCAAGCTGGGCCAGTTCCTGAGCGCACGCGCCGACCTGTTGCCGGAGCAGGCCCTGCAGGTACTCGACAGCCTGCAAGACGAGGTGCCGCCGGCCCCTTTTAGCCACGTTGTCTCGGTAATCGAGG from Thermogemmatispora onikobensis encodes:
- a CDS encoding ABC transporter permease, whose amino-acid sequence is MQVTNLGETPVDTVALVEQAEQRHRGPLLNALRLLSRNPKIAAGLAILLLFVLMALAAPLLTPYPPDGPKSQVAHGAQPPSQEHILGTTSLGQDMFSQIAYGARVSLLIGFVAATGSTALQVIFGLSSAYFGGLIDEVLSLLINIFLVLPGLPLAIVLASLASASGAGKNEFVIAMVLLFTSWAYGARVLRSQTLSLKEREFVTAARSMGEVTWRMIFLEILPNEIALVASTYVGTFVYALGAEVALEFLGLGDVSRASWGSILFWAQLNGALITGQWWLFVPAGVCVALVCGALTLVNFGIDELANPSLRQAIPRKLRKLLKARAVLA
- a CDS encoding GH1 family beta-glucosidase; translated protein: MSITGRPQDHRSFPASLAGDSDLAGGFPPGFLWGAATSAYQIEGAVREDGRAPSIWDRFVTRPGAILQGQTGEVAADHYHRMEEDVALMALLNLRAYRFSISWPRVLPQGTGPVNERGLAFYERLVDTLLSRGIEPLVTLYHWDLPAALEDRGGWLVRDTAQAFADYAGVVARRLGDRVRWWITHNEPWCSSYLGYALGIHAPGMHDKQLAIHAGHHILLSHGLATQCLRSLLPREAQVGIALDFYPVYAADERPETLAAVQEADAFRNRWFLDPLFRAEYPEALFRALDVTPPALQANDLAVIATPLDFLGVNYYSRMLVRGASPEPATATAGQPGYEVIERIPEASYTDMGWEIFPEGLEAILTRLHREYAPKALVVTENGAAFEDHWHGGASVHDWQRLHYLQLHIEALSRVLSQQVPLKGYMVWSLLDNFEWAFGYSKRFGLVYVDYSTQRRIIKDSGRWYASFIAAQRR
- a CDS encoding acetamidase/formamidase family protein encodes the protein MTTDIPKAGRSIHIRRDQWHLAWDHSIPPIARISSGEVVEFDMLEASCGQIQANSTVEAIGSLDFSRVDQVHGPIYVEGAEPGDTLEVEFLDLQPAEWGWTGVIPGFGLLADEFPEPALKIWHLEGGADGWAEFAPGIRIPLAPFCGEIGLAPGQPGALPTIPPYRHGGNMDTRHLTKGTRLYLPVEVPGALFSMGDGHAAQGDGEVCGTAIETPMHAVVRLTVHKDRPVPEPQYLTGGPLIQRTNTAPYYVTDGIGPDLMEATRNAIRHMIDHLQRTYGLSRSDAYMLCSVAVDLKICEVVDAPHWVVGAFLPTSIFTK
- a CDS encoding DUF4012 domain-containing protein; the protein is MPGVRAASSPPRPRRNDLMTWAEADLSSLGEREKQRYAQRRNAVIDYYTTDKSIEEITLHYRLSWQTLERLLEKCLKRHPDGRLWGFRALVPGSIVEESVELPLTTMPGPERSGQEATSEERRGEEEHTNGTGRVQEKAAEGGATGVGELAEDEEPTVRLAAVRGALSRQPPGPLEVAASDKDKPHAHEHNGHQQHLPSLREEEPSASTESDDYPHAAERTDGEQATSEREEEEEPAGTQESGAERQEQGEEEESPTIPLAGPEEEESATVPLESDQVEEGAPSEEEPASPQSGARERSLAEVPTESLVTEAAQKAASEEEQARQPGAERGVSEEKLSPESEELPTTLLDERMLPAPLHEEAEIALLPGRERELVDLATLPTTVLPLATGPAQAKRRLRSGELDRHLTQQLRRIRGRRRERSQVRSKRHRLRTYVTLAILGALIIGLLPPVGAALAAYSAYSNVKGLAEDGVKHLMNVKDLLTLDKSNPLAALEADKLERARQEFRQAGSDFLQLQQLVERDDVREAIQRFAPEYASSLDMARHLVQVALDVSRMGDEMSGVGLLAASIIHGSPLTTSSKAKPLLTAQDVATVQGSLVHALYYIDDIEEQMHSVDLKQLPMLNAHQREQIASIVKLLPEAQRQINQVQQLIPLASWLLGVDGHRRYLLQTMDNAELRPGGGFTGQYGVVDVQNGVVGALALRDVAKLDYAGNGFQMGRQAPAGYSWMHMGNFGLRDSNVSGDYPTTARINIQVFQDEGGGPVDGDIAFTPAFIAHILDVTGPIVVKDYGETITSQNLADRLHYYQQDPAGIARQEQVTGQGLHDARKAFTSLVAKLLLDKVRHLPVSKLLDIVKGAVKDIQARDLELYFTNPAVEAWLVQQGYSGGINSFKSVDGFHVVQANISVNKASQYVHSTFQDNIVLDAQGGATHNLTIILEYDQRGPVYGFDAYTDYIRVYAPPGAQLIDGGGFDSGQPVCSSSTGVSKPTTGTTSTSSKPPATGSKCDSYNYIPPDGSRYCPSGNYALGPRYQNPPVDSVGPPTALQSDLPGRSMWGGLTVTPKNCISYIRLSWYVPHAHINPKNPASIYSVLVGKQGGMVPTVDITIDATALHLKGVSTFHYHSDIHKDQVITLKGPQPATKATPKATPGAGAKASPTVTAAPSAAASLPQALAITASVTVTNWRRH
- a CDS encoding M1 family aminopeptidase, with translation MATDDCEEWRVLETTCSVQQALAGPPPRARGFELPGDRVHYAPDRPADITHVKLEIGLDFERETVSGTAWTSFTALYDEVRSIAFDAVDLHIERVMLDDGTELSYSIEPEHLRVTLDRAYHYGESFTVGVRYWAQPRIGLNFNKPTPDDPTRPVQAWTFSQTWYHRHWFPCHWVPNDRATSEIIVTVPAQFVTLSNGELLSVRDNGDGSKTHHWRHDVPHPAYLISLVVGDFAVVEDRYGELPVTYYVRPDRREDARLLMGKTPAMLDFFSRYLNYPYPYRKYAQSVIEVYRGAMEHTTATTHSFMLLFDQKAALDVGEDGPVTTVAHELAHQWFGDLLTCRDWSEGWLNEGFATYLEHLWVEHDRGSDVFKLMMREAAHLYFEEDKHYRRPVVYRGYYRDGFELFDHHLYFKGAWVLHMLRHQLGEAAFRRGLHAYVERHRGREVITADLERTLEEVTGRSLAQFFQQWLYQAGYPAFSVSYAWDGERHLAKVTIKQTQTIDDLTPCFVTPVDLAFSVAVADGSDEIRTVKLQVVVGENGETTQTFFVPLEREPVMVRFDPDGWLLKTLEFERPAHMLRYQLAHDPDVLGRIEAAEALAKQGDEASRRALEEALFSDPFWGVRCAAAQALGELGTEAAQNALLRALRELEARQWSRVRATVARALGRYQEPQQRALAQRAAEALRPLVSEGDVSYFVERAAAEALGRTRVAGVLDVLQQASTRPSWQAYVQEGIFKGLACCGDERAIPLLLDYLDASRQPPLWRLAATRGLLVLARERHLYREAAWQQAVTRLCEAVEHDPWEAVRQGAALALLLFGERRAVPALERAAARELETRVLRSLRAALYVLRSPGQADEQLAQLRQDLETLREENRRLKEQLASVETRLAQERTS